CAACACCTTTTCAATTTCTCCTTGAACAGTCTTTTCATCTTCGGGATGATTTGACTGTTTCTGAAATCCAGAAAAATTTCTTCCAACATACTGAATTCTCAATAAATAGTTATGCATGGGATTTCACCTCCAAAAAGAAAAGAAGAATAGTAAAGAGAGCAACAAAAACTATCGCAATTACCTCATTTTTACCAAACTTGCTTACCCTGTAAGAAGTTCTCTTCATCCCTAAAATAAAACCCCTTGACTCCATTGCCATTGCAAGTTGGTCTGCTCTATTAAAAGCGTTCAGAATGAGAGGAAGAATCACCGGAAGGAAACTTTTTGCCCTCATAAATAAATTTCCGCTTTCGAAGTCAGCACCTCTTGCCATTTGTGCCTTCATTATTCTGTCAGCTTCTTCAAACAAAATTGGTACAAACTGAAGAGATATAGAAATCATTAAAGAAAGCTCCTCGACTGGGAATCTAAAAACACGGAGAGGAAGGATTACATTTCTAAAGCCCATTGCAAGGTCTGTAGTAGTGGTAGTAGAAGTTAACAAAAATGTAAGCATAGTGAGAATAATAAGCCTGATTGCAATATATATGGAGATATTTATGCCCTCTTGAGTAATCTTTAGGACCTTCAAGTTAACAACAACTTTGCCTGGAGTAAAAAAGAGTTGGAAAAAAAGCGTAAAGAGAAGCAAAAATATTATTGGCTTAAATGAGGATAAAACCGATTGTATGGATACCTTTGAAAGCGCAACAAGCAAAACCGTAAATATAAGAAAAATTAAATACGATTGTATAGTTTTGAGAAAAAAGAGCAAAATAACGAGATAGAATATTAAAATTATCTTTAGGGTTGGATTTAATTTGTGGAAGAACGACTGCGTATACTGAAACTGACCAAAATAGAACTTAGCCATTTTAAGATTTTCGAATCCTCGTAAGATAATCTACGATACAGTCAAAAGTTTTACAGTCAGGAAAATCCGGATAGCATTTCTTTAAAAGTTTCTTTATCTTGGGGAAGAACGGTAATTCAAGTCCTATTTTTTCTACAAGTTCTGCATTCTCAAAAAAGGAAAGGGTATCTGAATCATAAACAACCGTACCTTCATTTATTGCTATAAGCCTTTCGGAAAGCAAAAAGGCTTCATCCATATTATGTGTTACAAAAATAAGCGTCCTCCCTTTGGAGATTCTATTTTCCAAATATGAAATAATGCTTGATTTCCCCCCAAAGTCTAAATTAGATGTCGGCTCATCTAAAATAAGGTATTTAGGATTTATAACTATAACACTTGCTATGGCTACTCTTCTTTTCTCGCCTCCAGATAGTTCAAATGGAGATTTACCCAGATAACTTTCATCAAGGCCAACTTCTGTGAGTGCATTAAGAACAACATCTTTAATCTTATTCCCTTCAACACCGATATTTTTTGCCCCATAGGCAACTTCATCAAACACAGTCTCTGCAAAAAATTGTGTTTCGGGATGCTGGAATACAACGCTTATATGCTTAACTATTTCTTTTCTTGGGACTTTGTTTTTTGTTATGTTGAGACTATCGATAATCACTTCACCACTCGTAGGCTTGAGTAAACCACTCATCACCTCAATTAAAGTAGATTTTCCTGATCCAATTCGCCCAACTATTGCAACCCTCTCTCCTTCATAAATCTTAAGGCTTAAGTCTTTCAGGGCTTCTTTTTTAA
This genomic stretch from Caldisericum sp. harbors:
- a CDS encoding energy-coupling factor transporter transmembrane protein EcfT; protein product: MAKFYFGQFQYTQSFFHKLNPTLKIILIFYLVILLFFLKTIQSYLIFLIFTVLLVALSKVSIQSVLSSFKPIIFLLLFTLFFQLFFTPGKVVVNLKVLKITQEGINISIYIAIRLIILTMLTFLLTSTTTTTDLAMGFRNVILPLRVFRFPVEELSLMISISLQFVPILFEEADRIMKAQMARGADFESGNLFMRAKSFLPVILPLILNAFNRADQLAMAMESRGFILGMKRTSYRVSKFGKNEVIAIVFVALFTILLFFLEVKSHA
- a CDS encoding ATP-binding cassette domain-containing protein, which encodes MLELNNISVTYDPHTKFKKEALKDLSLKIYEGERVAIVGRIGSGKSTLIEVMSGLLKPTSGEVIIDSLNITKNKVPRKEIVKHISVVFQHPETQFFAETVFDEVAYGAKNIGVEGNKIKDVVLNALTEVGLDESYLGKSPFELSGGEKRRVAIASVIVINPKYLILDEPTSNLDFGGKSSIISYLENRISKGRTLIFVTHNMDEAFLLSERLIAINEGTVVYDSDTLSFFENAELVEKIGLELPFFPKIKKLLKKCYPDFPDCKTFDCIVDYLTRIRKS